From the Leucoraja erinacea ecotype New England chromosome 4, Leri_hhj_1, whole genome shotgun sequence genome, the window gcatctctggaggacttggataggcaacgtttcaggtttggTCCCAGCTTCAGgccttgatttactccagcattttgtattctatgcacgatttcagcatctgcaattacttgcATCTCCAActggaaacattaactgttttgcTCTCTACAGATGGTACCTGGCTTCCTGACAATTTCCAACATTATTTGATGTCAAATGTCAAGCATCTGAAATGTTTTGAATCTTCTCAGCTCTAGCATCTCTTTCCTTTACTCTGCATTTGTTCTTTACCTTACACTTAAATATTTTGCAGCCAGACCATCTGTGATTAATACGCTTACACCCATTGACTGTCAATTGGCACCATCAATGTGTCATCCATTCTCTCCTGTTCTCCATATACCTCCTTCAAAGGCACTTCCTTAGttctccccatcactctcccGCAGCTTAACAACAAAGTCTTTGTTTTCTTAGACCTGATGCAGGGACAATGGCCTGAAACAATGGCAGggattctctctccacaggttctgcttgacatgctgagtattttcagtgttttgtttttatttatgaaaGCTTACCCGATGAAAGACATGCAacactaaacggaactaaactgcatctctaaatattttaatttaggATGTCAGTTTTAAGAGCCACATGTTCAAAACAATTGATCATACAATAAGTTGTCATTATTACTTAATATTGAACATGATCACACCACAAAAAAATTGGCAGGCAAACAAGGAGATCTCTTTTTAAAAGCATTTCTGCAAACCCAGAGGAAATTTGAGCTCCGCAAAGGAAACCTTTAAATAATCTTAGCCAACACCCCTCTTAACTTGGCTTCACATTTAGTAGGTTTATACATGATAACTTCACAGCTCAAGTtctttatttacaatgtttcactTGTAAGATTCAACACAATACTATTACTATCATGgaggaaacaaagttgcaagatgtATACATGAAAGCAAGGCGCATGTAACTATAGTAAATGCTAATAAAGGAAATTTATAGGgattccctgtcccacttaggcaattttttcggcgactacaggcgactaggctgtcgtcaCATGGCcgcggggtgacacctgtatggtcgtgagttgtctcctcaagtcgcctaaagagtcataacgtttttctggtcgccgctgaactttgaaatgttcaaaacttttcggcgactgtggggttgacgtagcttgtcttctcctgtcgtaggtgctgtcgccggttgtcaccaggatggcgCCGGTTGTCACGTAGGTGCTGTCGCCGGTTGTCACGTAGGTGCTGTCGCAGGTTGTCACGTAGGTGCTGtcgccggtgaatttcattgatgactacctacatcaaccagcgacaggtaccggcaactgaattgtcttcaattgtcgccgacagggtcattgcttgtcgtagcttgtcgcgggtggacctaggttgactttggttgtcgcctgtgtggttgtaggttgtcgtaggtgtgctcataggtggacgtcctaatcggtcgccggttgttggtagcttgacattgactaggtggtaggtggtCGTaacttgtcatagacattgtcgtaggggtggTCCAGTTGCCgctttttcggagacctgctacaACTTTGAcacttgccggcagtcgccgaaaagaaatcgcctaagtgggactggaccCTTAATCACTCTAAcagccctttttcacggggcaacgacgcaagatgtagccagagtggagtggtcgtggtctagcacgatatcacacgatataacgggggtagagtaaagagttcccactgtactcggcaattctgtcatttgtgcgagtgacttgtccgtctcccgatctttcccgttaatcgtgaatgaacatcgtggactgtagtgtagttaatcacgtggcacaaatgatgttactttgttgtcacacactatattgttttttttcacccgagctctttaatgagctgaagaataatctgtgtttcttTAGACAAACGTTGTTTGGTGTGATCCACGTTCTCTCactatgtgcaagaagtcgtctttttattttgtcaaatatgaataaagactgtgtctcacattgaccgtgatgattgtgttatttctatcatctactgagaggtgaatcTTTCAGTCTCCCGAATCTTTCCCCTCGACCGTGAATgaacacccgttccttctctgatGCTGCCTGTAGTCCCGCacgttgctccaagcaactggttaCTCTGTTGTCacacacactatattgttttttttctctctccgagctctttaatgagctgaagaataatctgtcttttttttagacaaatctatttggtgtgatgcacctctctctctctgtgcaagaagtcgtctttttattttgtcaaatatgaataaagactgtgtctcacattgaccgtgatgattgtgttattttatgatctactgagaggtgaatctttcagtctgaagaaggctctcgacccgaaacgctacccgttccttctctccagagatgctgcctgtcccgctgagttgctccaagcaactggtgtctatcttcaaaggactgaccaggactgcctctctctctctctctctctctctctctctctctctctctccctccctccctctcacacaggcatgactggaggaactccactggccaggcagcatttacggagggaaatggacaggcgacccattcttcaggctgccttatgtctctctcccccccctccccccaactcccacccacacacacgaatgctggagaaactcagcgggtgcagcggggccgaaacgttgtctatttcctttagggggggggggggggtagagagataaggcagcctgaggaaaggctcgcctgtcaatttccctccgtagatgctgccaggcccgcggagttcctcctaccgttcgcaggagttcccacggtaaccgcaagagttactacggatatcgcactggccactacgttcataaaatgttgcaatgctcaaccacaagtgtacaagtcactcttggacaaattcaaacatgtttgaattttctcccgagtacctaagttacacgattacctgccgttagcgccacggtggtccacgaatgccgtactgttaccgcacgaggttcccacgatgttaaactctggttacctcttgcgtcaagtcaccccgtgaaaagggggtttaatggTGGACAGCTACTCGCCCAGGTTTGCCAACCAGTTATCAATGGCCAAGATTACAGGACCAAGTTCTTGCTACAGATaaaagcagtggcggactgggtctaaaaatattggttgccaggagacaaagggggcccacccacaactacaatgctatcatttaacaggggcccacttgccatcacttgctatcacttcatcaggggcccacttgccatcaggcaagctgacaccctggccagtcctgCCACTGGACACAAGTAAATCCTATCAATCCATTTTTCTCCAGTTGGGAGAGGCAAGTGGATTGCAGGCTTGGATGGACAGATGAGGGGATTGGACAAAGTAGCTGGTAAACACATTTAGAAAACCAACAGCCAACTCTACAATGTTATTTGGGATCCAGCCAAAAGGCACATTATAGCAAGATACACATCTCAGGAGAAATAGAATGGACCCATTAGAGGCTGAGAAGAAGCTTTCCATTATTGTTTGAAAACACTTCAAGTCCATTACTGGAGTTGAGTAGTTATTTCTGTGATAAAATTGATGGAATGACTCGGTCTCGTGATTTTGAACACAGGGCTGAATTTTGTTTTTTACTTTGGTTtatagtatttaaaaaaaaacccaaattggCATGCTCATGAAACCGAATGCTATTCTCCACAGAAAATACATTCAAAAGCCCTGCAAAGAAAGAGGCATGATAAATGAAAGGTAACATTTTCACTGAAATTAGTGTGTGCGAGTGAGTGCATTGAAACACCTGTACAAGTTTGGAAAGATAATGTCCGTGTAGTTATGGAGTTAGATTCTTTGGATCTCACAGTGTAACTCTGTTTCAGTGTGCAGTGGCATTGGATCTCACTTCAGTGGTCACCTTATAAACAGACTTCCCATTTGTGCAGTTCATTGAGAATTTatcaggcaggggtggaggtgtgAGCATGCACATGAAACTTTTGAAGGTGCCATGAGTGGTTGATAAAGCAATTTAAATCAGGAAAGACACACTACTTTAACTGTTGCTCAGTTCAGAAACTATATGAAAAATACTAAGGGTCCCAATAATTTGTGGATTCATTGACAGGTCATCGATTGGTGGCCATTCAATGGAGAAGCTGATAGAAACATTATGCTTTTCTCTTTCTAGACAAGGTGGTTGAGAGAGACATTAACGGAACTGTTCAAAATCACAAAGATTcaaggtagacacataatgctggagtaagcatctctggatagaaggaatggatgacgtttcaggtcgagacccttcttcagactgagagtcaggggagagggagacataaagatatggaagggtaaggtattGAAAACGAGAGAGCTTTGTCCTACATAAGACTCGGGGCAGTGTGGGAGAGCAGAAACTGCCCTCAAAAGGCGAAAGGGATCAACACTTGATTGAGGGCCAGAGTGATGTAGAAAAAGTTGTGAGCAGTCATGTTCTAGAATTCAGTGAATGTGTGATGAAACCAGATTCAATTGCCAACTTTAAAAGAGAATTGGATAGGTATCAGGGAGAAAATCCAATGGAAGAGTGGATAGATGGCTGGAGGAAAAGGAAAACTAGATAAATACAAAATATTGTTTGTATTGTTTTCTTCTGCGTAACTTCACAGATAACAAATTAAACTATTGTTTCGAGCTTAAATTAATTAAGGCAATAATATTGGCCTGTGAGAACAGGATCAAATGAAAAATATTTAGAGGCTATTTTTCCATTTTATTCTTGCTATCAAATATTAATTAGCACAATTTTAAAGAAAACTCCTTTTGACATTAATCATTTTTTCCTGTTGATTGCAGTGATTCttgttatcttttttttaaagctaaaatCATTCCACACTGATCAAATTTAATTCAAATTTTATTTGAGAAATTACTCACTTTGCAACCAAAGATAAATAGGTGGTTAGAATTATAAATCGTTGCAGTCTCCTTCGAAACAGATTTGAGTCTAACATGACCTTTGAATTCCCTGGAAGTGATAACGCaattgtagacttgatgggccggatggcctaattctgctcctctcacatgAATTTATTACCAATTTGTATACATCCAGTTTGAGTACATACTGCAGTTCCAAATCATACTAAGGACAAgtgataagatggtcaaaaaggcttttggcacattggccttcatcagtcagagtattgagtatagaagttgggatgtcatgttgcagttatacaagacgttagtgagaccacatttagagtattgtgtgcagttctgggcaccatgttataggaaatatattatcaagcttgaaagagttcagagaagatttacgaggatgttgccaggactagagggtctgagctatagggagaggttgagtaagctgggactttattccttggagtgcaggtgaatgaggggtgatcttatagaggtgtataaaatcatgagaggaatagatcgggtagatgcactgaatgcactgaatctcttgcccagtgtagggggatcgaggaccagaggacatgggttcaaggtgaaggggaaaggatttaataggaatctgaggggtaaccttttcacacaaagggtggtgggtgtatggaacaagctgccagaagaggtagttgaggctgggactatcccaacatttgagaaacagttagacaggtacacagataagaCAAGTTTGGAGTGATATcgatcaagcacaggcaggtgaaactagtgtagttggcctgtgtgggcaagttgggctgaaaggcctgtttccacactgtatcaatctttgactctttgactctCGATGACAGTTTATTAGACCCATGTGCCAAAATATTGGGAGTTtctgaaataaaatgtttcattGAATTACAAACAATAAACAAGGTGGCTCACCTCTGTGTTTTCATCCAGCTGCTTTATCGGAAGTGGTGGAGGATCATCTTCAATAATCAATCTCTGCTCTGTGGAAATACTGCGATTCATTTTCACATTGCTTACTGTTGCATATGCTGCAGCCCCATCAGCAAGCTCGTGATTGTGATCGAGTGCCGGGATATCCAAATCCGTGTTGTCTGCCTGACCATATATTTCATTGGCCACACTGCCGGATTCCTCTTTCAGCTCTTTCACAGTTTCATAGAGAGAGTCTTCGATGATTATGTCCTGAGATGAGCTGTCCTTTAGCACTTCATAGGTGTTACACACTCCATGCAAGATCTTGACTTCATTCACCTCCGCAGGTTCTGTGCTCAGCAATGAATCATTGCCGGGTATTTGAGGCAGTTCTCTACTCTGTGGACATTTTGATGATTTACTCTGTGTATCTTGTTGGTCTGGTTCAACTGGAAGCAATGCATCTTCAGAGGAATTAATAATTGTGCTCCGATCTGAAAGAACTATGAAAGTGAAATCATAGAGCAACATGTCTCATTGCAAAACCATTGTTACACTTTTCTTCTCCAAATGCAAAATAATCTGATAGTCAACAAACCTGCCAGATTGATGGGAATGAACAATAAATAATCCTTAcatgaaaaaaaaactttaatattGAAGAATGACAAGGATAAAAGAATCAATGATTAAAACAGGATGAGATGTTGATGATTTCCACACATGGAGCAGTTATCCACTTAGAAACTGTTGAGAATCTCCTCACTACAAACCACTTCAGTAAAAATATTCCAATATGCCCCTGTGT encodes:
- the pag1 gene encoding phosphoprotein associated with glycosphingolipid-enriched microdomains 1 isoform X2, with translation MSVLSDKETNSFPLSSRNELPANGHTESLTNGDVLSDRSTIINSSEDALLPVEPDQQDTQSKSSKCPQSRELPQIPGNDSLLSTEPAEVNEVKILHGVCNTYEVLKDSSSQDIIIEDSLYETVKELKEESGSVANEIYGQADNTDLDIPALDHNHELADGAAAYATVSNVKMNRSISTEQRLIIEDDPPPLPIKQLDENTEAQNCKIQDEDSSLTQAEIAAMYSTVSKSAPPWFQTDTEQEAGYACIDEVTPGRYPCTPNHLYASVTDYEEVPEVPHLNESAVVEGDDVDPGYAAIRALKEVPPEEKAESTGKQSTGLGENDYESIHDMDQK